GCTGTCCGTCGCTTGCGGCGGCACGACCAATCCGATCGCGTTCATCTCAGGGACCGTCGAGCGGACGTTAAAAATGACGGGGGCCGCGTCCGGATCCTCGATGGAAGAGACGGTAGGGCCTTCGGTGCCGGTCGCCTGTTTGTTGCGGGAGCTTGGAACGATCAGGGCGACGAACAGCCACAATCCCACCAACACCCCCAGCAGGACGAGCATGGGATGGAGGCCGGCCCGTTTTCCCTCTTCGTAAGGACCCTGTTGTTCGCTCATCCACCGTCGCCTTTCTTCAAAACGGTCCGTGCAGGCGCAGATTGATCCGGCCGGGAATCGGCGAGGCGCCGTTTCGCCTCTTCCCAGAGGAGATCCATGTCGGCCAAGGTCATGTCCGTGAGGGATCGTCCCTGTTCAGCCGCCAGGGCCTCAACCAAATGAAACCGATCGACAAACCGATTCGTCGCCCGCCGAAGGGCTTCTTCCGGGTTCACCTTGAGAAAACGGGCCAGGTTCACGAGCGAAAACAGGATGTCCCCCAGTTCCGCTTCGACCTCGGTCTGCTTGGTCGGCGGGGCGGAGGCGGGATCTGTTTCGGCATCCCCCAAGGCCTGTTTCAATTCGCCGATTTCTTCCACGATTTTCCCAAAGATTTGTTCAAGCCCGCCGGCATTGTGTGGCCAGTCAAATCCTATGCGGGAGGCTCTGGCCTGGATCTGATAAGCGCGCAACAGGGCTGGAAGCGTCTTGGGAACCCCATCGAGGGCTGATGGGGGGTGTCCTGCCGCTTCGCGCTCGGCCCGTTTGATCTGTTCCCATTGACTCAGCACCTGATCGCTGTTGGTGACGGAGCCGGGCCGGCCGTCCGTGGCAAACACATGGGGGTGCCGGCGGATCAGTTTTTCGGCTAACGTCTCCAGCACATCGTCGATGGTAAAGGTACCGGCTTCGGCGGCGATCTGGCTGTGAAACAACACTTGCAGCAGCACGTCGCCCAGTTCCTCCCGCAGCTTGGCCTCGTCGCCCTGGTCGATCGTCTCCAGCACCTCATAGGTTTCTTCGAGCAGATAGGGCTTGAGCGATTCATGGGTCTGTTTGCGGTCCCACGGGCATCCGTTCGGAGCGCGCAGCGCCGCCATGATACCTGCTACCTTGTCGAAGTGTTCCGACATGATCCGCCTTCTCCCATCCGCCGATCAATGATGCCCGATGCGCCGTCACTCTATACCGAGAGTGACTGTCTCTTCAATGTCGGCGGCAAACGACCATAGGACTGGACAGTGGATATGAATCGGCCGGCTAAGGTGCGCAAGCGTTGTTCTTGCGCC
This sequence is a window from Candidatus Nitrospira inopinata. Protein-coding genes within it:
- the mazG gene encoding nucleoside triphosphate pyrophosphohydrolase, whose amino-acid sequence is MSEHFDKVAGIMAALRAPNGCPWDRKQTHESLKPYLLEETYEVLETIDQGDEAKLREELGDVLLQVLFHSQIAAEAGTFTIDDVLETLAEKLIRRHPHVFATDGRPGSVTNSDQVLSQWEQIKRAEREAAGHPPSALDGVPKTLPALLRAYQIQARASRIGFDWPHNAGGLEQIFGKIVEEIGELKQALGDAETDPASAPPTKQTEVEAELGDILFSLVNLARFLKVNPEEALRRATNRFVDRFHLVEALAAEQGRSLTDMTLADMDLLWEEAKRRLADSRPDQSAPARTVLKKGDGG